GGCAAGCCCTGCCCCTACATTGAATTAAAAAAGATGTAGGGACAGCCCTTGTGGCTGTCCTCAGGCAACCGCCTGAAGGGTTTATATTAGAGACTGAGGTTATTCCTCCTATGAATCCGTGGGGTGGTACCCCCCTGGGGTGGTCACCCCCCGTGGGGTGGTACCCCCTGGGGGTGGTCACCCCCCGGCGGATGCCGCCAAATCGTGATATAATAATAGTGAAGGAGGCGGAAGATGAAATGTGATGTCTGTGGTACCGATTATCCCGGAGAGCAACTCAATATGTGCCCCATCTGTCATAAACATTTTTGTTCCGAGTGCGCGGTGAGAAGAGGAGGGCTCGAATTCTGCTCCACCTCCTGCTCCGAATTCTTCTTCTTTGGAGAAGAGGAGGAAGAAGAAACATCATCCCCCTAAGGAGCAGGTCAAAGGGCTGATTTGACTACCTTAACCCAACCTATTCCCCGCTCCGAGGCGGTGAGTATCTTGAAAGTAGTCCCCTGATAGGTAAACTCAGCCCCAGCCGGAGGTACCTCCTGAGCGAGATCGAGGAGGAAGCCGGCGAGGGTATCGTAATCGCCTTCTGGAAAGGAAAGATCAAGGTAAGAGGAGAGTTCGGAGAGCCGTACCGAAGAGGAGGTGATAAACTCCCTCTCGTTTAGCTTTATTATCTTCTTCTCCTCTCCTCGATCAAATTCATCAATTATCTCCCCCACCACCTCCTCAAGCACATCCTCAATGCTTACGATGCCAACAGCGGAGCCATACTCATCGACAACCACCGCCAGTTCCCTCTCCCTTTCACCGAAGAGGCTGAGGAGGTTTTCCACCCTGGCAAGTTCAGGGATGAAGGGAACCTGTTTCATAAAATGGGAGATCCTGTCCCCCCTGGAAGCGGTGAGGAGATCCTTCGCCTCCACCAAACCGATGATGTTATCCACCCGCTCCCGATAAACGGGAATCCGGGAAAAACCCTCCTTCCGCATCTTCGCCACCACCTCCCGCAATGGGGCATTCTCCTCCACCATCACCGCCTTGATAAGCGGGGTCATAATCGCCCCTACCCGGGTGGAGAGGAGCTCGAGGATGGCGGTAAGCATCATCCGCTGTGGCTGTTTTTCCTTCCCTGAAAGGAGGAGCAACTTAAGCTCCTCTCGGGTGACATAGGGAGAGCTCCTCCCTTCCTCCTTCCGGGATAGCCCTCCGGTTATCGCAGAGACGAGAAGGACAACCGGATAAAGGAGGAACATAAAGAAACGAAGGGGGTAGATGGCAAGAAGCACCATCCGTTCCGCATAGGCGCGGAAGAAAGCCTTTGGCAATAGCTCCCCGAAGATGAGAATAAGGGGAATGACCACCAGGGGAGAGAAGAAAGCGTACTTCCTACCGAAATAAAGGAGGAACAGCTCATTGGCGGAAAAGGCGGTAAGCACCACCGAGATGTCGGTCCCAATCAGAGTGGTGGCGAGAAGCAGTTCCGGTTTCCGAAGAAGGCCAAGGATAAGATGAGCCCTTCTTACCCCCCTTTCAGAAGCCCTGAGGAGATGAACCCGGTTGACCGAGACAAAGGCGATCTCTGAGCCGGAGAAGAACCCCTCGAGGCTCAATCCAATCAATATCAAGATAAGAAAGAGGAACATCGCTAATCCTTCCTCTTAACCTTTACCTTGACGATCCGCGCCCCATCCGTCTCTATCACCTGATAGCGGAAGTGATCGTCCTCCACAATATCTCCCTCCCTAAGCAACCTCCCCGCCAGATTGAGGAGATAACCAGCCAAGGTGGCGGAGTATTCATCTTCTATCCTCCTCCCAAACTCAGAGGAAAGAAGGGGAAGGGGGGCTCTTCCTGCAAGGAGATATTCGTCTCCCCTCTTCTCATAGATGAACTCCTCCCTCCTCCCTACCAGCTTTCTCATTATGTCCTCCATAGTGATGAGTCCTGCGGTCCCGCCGTACTCATCGACCACGATGGCTATGGTCGTTCTCCGTTTCCTCATCAACTGAAATGCCTCGGAGAGAGAGGGCGTCTCCGGAAGAAAAAATGGAGGACGGATCAGCCTCTGCCATCTCCCTCGAGGGGGAAAGCCGAATTTGTAGGCAAGGAGGTCCTTGGCGTAGAGGATGCCCTTTATGTCATCGAGGTCCTTCAAATAAACGGGGTAGCGGGAATAAGGAAACTGGGAGACAAAGCGGAATAAAGCATCGGCGGATATGTTCTCTCTTACCGCAATGATCTGGGTTCTCGGCGTCATTACCTCAGCCACGGTCAGCTCGGAGAGGGAGAAGATACCATCGATCATTACCCGCTCTTTCGCCTCGATCACCCCCTCCTCCGCCCCAAGGCGGAAGAGAATCATCAGCTCCTCAGAGGACGGTGGTTGCTCTTTCCTTTTGGCAAGAAGAAGGAGCAGAGGGGAAAGAAGAAGGGAAAAAGGGGAAAAAAGAACGGAGATCCCCTTGATGAACCGGGTGAACCTTCTCCCCCAGCCTTCGGGATCTCTCATCGCGATCACTTTGGGGGTAACCTCCCCGAAAATAAGCAGGACGAGGGAGGTCGCCGCTACCCCGAGAGTAAAGCCAAGACTGCCAAGCCCGGGGAGGAAATCTCGCCTGATCCCGGCAGCAATGGTGGAGAGGGTGATGTTGACCGCTTCATTCCCCAAAATGATGGTGATAAGCAACCTCTCTGGAGAAGAAAGGAGTGTCTCGGCAAGGATCGCCCACCTCCTCCCCTCCTTCGCCAACCTCCTCACCCGCCACGGGGGAAGAGAGAAGAAGGCGGTCTCAGAGCCGGAGAAGAGGGCGGAAAGAAAAAGAAGGATTATAAGAAAGCTAAATCTCACCATCAAGGGGGACATCTCATCCCCATTATACCAGTCTTTTTAGAGTGGAGGAAGTCAAGCCTCGGAAGGTGCCTCCTTCTTTCTTGCCGCCCTTTTCCTCTCGCTTTCTGCTACATAAACGGCACAGGCGGCATCGCCGGTAACATTGACCGCGGTACGACACATATCGAGTATTCGCTCCACCCCAAGGATTATCGCCAACC
This is a stretch of genomic DNA from Acidobacteriota bacterium. It encodes these proteins:
- a CDS encoding HlyC/CorC family transporter, yielding MFLFLILILIGLSLEGFFSGSEIAFVSVNRVHLLRASERGVRRAHLILGLLRKPELLLATTLIGTDISVVLTAFSANELFLLYFGRKYAFFSPLVVIPLILIFGELLPKAFFRAYAERMVLLAIYPLRFFMFLLYPVVLLVSAITGGLSRKEEGRSSPYVTREELKLLLLSGKEKQPQRMMLTAILELLSTRVGAIMTPLIKAVMVEENAPLREVVAKMRKEGFSRIPVYRERVDNIIGLVEAKDLLTASRGDRISHFMKQVPFIPELARVENLLSLFGERERELAVVVDEYGSAVGIVSIEDVLEEVVGEIIDEFDRGEEKKIIKLNEREFITSSSVRLSELSSYLDLSFPEGDYDTLAGFLLDLAQEVPPAGAEFTYQGTTFKILTASERGIGWVKVVKSAL
- a CDS encoding HlyC/CorC family transporter, whose protein sequence is MVRFSFLIILLFLSALFSGSETAFFSLPPWRVRRLAKEGRRWAILAETLLSSPERLLITIILGNEAVNITLSTIAAGIRRDFLPGLGSLGFTLGVAATSLVLLIFGEVTPKVIAMRDPEGWGRRFTRFIKGISVLFSPFSLLLSPLLLLLAKRKEQPPSSEELMILFRLGAEEGVIEAKERVMIDGIFSLSELTVAEVMTPRTQIIAVRENISADALFRFVSQFPYSRYPVYLKDLDDIKGILYAKDLLAYKFGFPPRGRWQRLIRPPFFLPETPSLSEAFQLMRKRRTTIAIVVDEYGGTAGLITMEDIMRKLVGRREEFIYEKRGDEYLLAGRAPLPLLSSEFGRRIEDEYSATLAGYLLNLAGRLLREGDIVEDDHFRYQVIETDGARIVKVKVKRKD